A single region of the Blastopirellula marina genome encodes:
- a CDS encoding class I SAM-dependent methyltransferase, with amino-acid sequence MNPKHPISLTNLQKTLLITLHAKAVESECHDSILNDRYAVKAAEEIDFDFSRFKLSRNAIVALAIRAKALDLWTEAFLRENRCANVIHVGCGLDSRCLRVNPAEGVAWWEIDYPEVISLRERIYEERPGCHLIGVDILEDGWLQQIPIDVPTIVVAEGVLPYFSKEAAIRFLSNLVAHFTSGQIAFDAYNRWGVIWLNQLPIMRQTQETLNWFVDDPRQLETEIPHLRLQEENTSGLPEYLQRAGFWSRTAFRLSRTLPPFRRMGQLLLYDFGAL; translated from the coding sequence GTGAATCCCAAGCATCCGATCTCTCTGACGAATCTGCAGAAGACTCTTTTGATTACGCTTCATGCGAAAGCCGTCGAGAGTGAGTGCCACGATTCTATTTTGAATGATCGATACGCAGTCAAAGCGGCAGAGGAGATCGACTTCGACTTCTCAAGATTCAAGCTTTCTCGAAACGCGATCGTCGCGTTGGCTATTCGCGCCAAAGCACTCGACCTGTGGACGGAAGCATTTCTCAGAGAAAACAGGTGTGCCAATGTCATTCACGTGGGATGTGGGCTGGATAGCCGCTGTTTGCGAGTAAATCCCGCAGAAGGGGTGGCGTGGTGGGAAATTGATTATCCGGAAGTCATTTCACTTCGTGAGAGAATCTATGAAGAGCGACCAGGGTGCCACCTGATTGGTGTCGATATCTTGGAAGACGGCTGGTTGCAGCAAATCCCGATTGATGTGCCTACGATCGTGGTAGCGGAAGGTGTTCTGCCCTACTTTTCGAAGGAGGCGGCAATCAGGTTTCTGTCGAACCTGGTCGCCCACTTCACTTCCGGTCAGATTGCTTTTGATGCCTACAATCGATGGGGCGTGATATGGTTGAATCAGTTGCCGATCATGCGGCAAACCCAGGAAACATTGAACTGGTTTGTCGATGATCCCAGGCAACTTGAAACAGAGATACCGCATTTACGCTTGCAGGAGGAGAACACCAGCGGTTTGCCCGAGTACCTACAGCGGGCTGGTTTCTGGTCGCGTACGGCATTTCGGCTCAGTCGAACGCTTCCTCCATTTCGCCGAATGGGACAGCTACTGCTCTACGACTTTGGTGCTCTCTGA
- a CDS encoding ion channel: MSAHLTSDDMGKEIRFSLLLASLLIAVVVAPLLEATRLGDLIQLSCLTLVFVAAVFINWQHRMKLWLFAIAAVISLVLHWLTLFFPDDSLSILRYIAGFFFLGFTAAMLLKSIIGRDEVTPNAILGSICVYLLLGLMWALGYSALTVFEEAPFHLPETTSSTAGDPPSLATLLYFSFVTMSTLGYGDITPQSDLARTLTWTQSVTGQFYLAVLVARLVSAMPRQERSESTKVVEQ, encoded by the coding sequence ATGTCTGCGCATCTGACATCTGATGATATGGGAAAAGAGATTCGATTCTCTCTTTTGTTGGCTTCGCTCCTTATCGCGGTGGTCGTCGCACCTCTCTTGGAAGCAACGCGACTAGGGGACCTGATTCAGCTTAGCTGTCTAACACTCGTCTTTGTTGCGGCAGTTTTCATTAACTGGCAGCACCGAATGAAGCTCTGGTTGTTCGCAATTGCGGCAGTCATTTCGCTTGTGCTGCATTGGCTCACCCTATTCTTTCCCGATGATAGTCTTTCCATCCTTCGCTATATCGCAGGTTTTTTCTTTCTCGGGTTCACGGCCGCGATGTTGCTTAAGTCCATCATTGGCCGCGATGAAGTTACCCCAAATGCCATTCTCGGTTCAATCTGTGTTTATCTCCTTCTGGGGCTAATGTGGGCCTTGGGATATTCGGCATTGACGGTCTTTGAAGAGGCCCCCTTCCATCTTCCAGAAACAACTTCTAGCACTGCTGGCGATCCCCCGAGCCTGGCCACGTTGCTTTACTTTAGCTTCGTGACGATGTCGACCCTTGGCTATGGTGACATTACTCCGCAGTCTGATTTGGCGCGAACCCTGACCTGGACCCAATCGGTCACGGGGCAGTTCTATCTTGCCGTGTTAGTTGCTCGCTTGGTCAGTGCCATGCCCAGGCAGGAACGATCAGAGAGCACCAAAGTCGTAGAGCAGTAG
- a CDS encoding sulfatase: MKSITKMLLACCVAPLVFLFVAETKAAEQSRPNILFLFTDDQAPWALEAAGHPHAVTPNMDTLVKQGAYLTNAFTVTPVCSPSRASLISGRYGSELGITDWIHPNREPELGLPTATTTWVQLLQKAGYHTGLVGKWHLGTPDSMHPTKFGYDYFMGFRTGGAPTKNPTLEKNGQNQKIEGLTTDILTDHALEFLSNAPADKPFCLSLHYRAPHTAWLPVADEDWAPFADLDPTIPNPDYPNLDVPRVKKMTREYLASVAGVDRNVGRILQLLKDKHLVDNTVVIFSSDHGYNMGHNGIWHKGNGHWVLTKNPPATQNIPNGQRPNMYDNSIRVPTIIRWPGTIKPGIKIEQTVSNLDWFPTLLEMAGVELPSDLNIHGESIVPLLKEKNVDWDNDFYAEYSTKHQSHTHMRMIRTPEWKLIRDFLNEGRDELYHLTDDPAEANNLINADTPEVKSIIKTLDAKILDNMKAINDPVLASASAR; encoded by the coding sequence ATGAAATCAATCACGAAGATGCTCCTTGCATGCTGCGTTGCACCTCTGGTTTTCCTGTTCGTCGCAGAAACCAAGGCCGCCGAGCAGTCGAGGCCGAACATTCTGTTCCTGTTCACCGACGACCAGGCCCCATGGGCGCTCGAAGCAGCAGGACACCCTCACGCGGTGACTCCGAACATGGACACCCTGGTTAAGCAGGGTGCCTATTTGACCAACGCATTTACCGTGACACCGGTGTGCAGCCCCTCTCGTGCATCGTTAATCTCTGGGAGGTATGGTTCGGAGCTAGGCATCACGGATTGGATACATCCCAATCGCGAACCGGAGCTAGGTCTACCCACCGCTACCACAACCTGGGTTCAGTTGTTGCAAAAAGCCGGCTACCACACCGGCCTCGTCGGCAAGTGGCACCTGGGAACGCCTGACTCCATGCATCCCACCAAATTCGGTTACGACTACTTCATGGGCTTCCGCACCGGAGGCGCACCGACCAAGAACCCGACACTCGAGAAGAACGGCCAGAACCAAAAGATCGAAGGGCTGACAACCGATATCCTGACCGACCATGCCTTGGAGTTTCTCAGCAATGCTCCAGCCGACAAACCGTTCTGTTTGTCGCTCCATTATCGTGCACCCCATACGGCCTGGCTTCCTGTTGCCGACGAAGACTGGGCCCCATTTGCCGACCTTGATCCGACCATCCCTAACCCGGACTACCCGAACCTGGATGTTCCACGGGTTAAAAAGATGACACGTGAATATCTGGCCAGCGTCGCCGGCGTCGATCGCAACGTGGGTCGAATCTTACAGCTGCTAAAGGACAAACATCTCGTTGATAATACGGTCGTGATTTTCTCGAGCGATCATGGCTATAACATGGGACATAACGGGATTTGGCACAAAGGAAACGGACACTGGGTGCTGACCAAGAATCCACCAGCGACCCAGAATATCCCCAACGGCCAACGCCCGAACATGTACGATAACTCGATCCGCGTCCCTACCATTATTCGCTGGCCGGGAACGATCAAGCCAGGTATCAAGATCGAACAAACCGTTTCTAATCTCGATTGGTTTCCGACTTTGTTGGAAATGGCAGGCGTCGAGCTTCCCTCTGATCTCAATATCCACGGAGAGAGCATTGTTCCGCTTCTGAAAGAGAAGAATGTGGATTGGGACAACGACTTTTATGCCGAGTATAGCACCAAGCATCAGTCACACACCCATATGCGGATGATTCGCACGCCAGAGTGGAAGTTGATTCGCGATTTCTTGAATGAAGGTCGCGATGAACTTTACCACTTAACCGATGATCCTGCGGAGGCGAATAACTTGATCAATGCGGATACACCCGAGGTCAAGTCCATCATCAAGACGCTCGACGCGAAGATTCTTGACAACATGAAGGCGATTAACGATCCCGTTCTGGCTTCCGCATCTGCCCGATAA
- a CDS encoding YybH family protein — protein MKRLFAGLAVALLLCGSSWSQDANPAAPANTENGKKVQEDAAPASAEDAPDVGGAVVEIELVLTKDEAEILAAVDSYAAAFNKGDAKALAAHWTENGEYVTPGGDVLKGRQALEDDFATYFKENSGAKLELVDTQIKMLSPHVASETGVARVILEGQGPNETTYEAIHVKTADGWRIDTVKEEEAAQPAPTHYEQLQALEWMIGTWVDNSEEGITVETTGRWTTNNNFIVRTFRVFIQDQVDFEGTQVVGWDPSAGAIRSWTFDSDGGFGTGRWSNQGNRWTVQALNVLPDGRRASSTNIYDLMDENTIEFKSIGRQVDGELLPSIDTFTMVRAAE, from the coding sequence ATGAAACGACTATTTGCGGGTCTTGCCGTGGCTCTGCTGCTTTGCGGGTCAAGTTGGTCTCAGGATGCCAATCCGGCCGCTCCTGCTAACACGGAAAACGGAAAAAAGGTACAAGAAGATGCGGCCCCAGCTTCCGCTGAAGATGCCCCAGATGTGGGAGGTGCGGTCGTCGAGATTGAGTTGGTACTTACCAAGGACGAAGCAGAAATCTTGGCTGCCGTCGACTCCTATGCTGCCGCGTTTAACAAGGGAGATGCCAAAGCCTTAGCCGCCCATTGGACTGAAAATGGTGAATATGTCACACCCGGCGGCGATGTCCTGAAAGGACGTCAGGCTCTGGAGGATGACTTCGCAACGTACTTCAAGGAGAACTCAGGTGCGAAGTTAGAACTGGTGGATACCCAAATCAAGATGCTCTCGCCTCATGTCGCTTCTGAAACAGGGGTTGCCCGAGTGATTCTCGAAGGGCAGGGACCCAACGAGACAACCTACGAGGCCATCCACGTGAAGACTGCTGACGGTTGGCGAATCGATACCGTTAAAGAAGAGGAAGCGGCGCAGCCTGCTCCGACACACTACGAGCAACTTCAGGCTCTTGAATGGATGATTGGAACGTGGGTGGACAACTCAGAGGAGGGCATTACCGTCGAAACAACCGGTCGCTGGACAACGAATAATAACTTCATAGTCCGAACGTTCCGTGTATTCATTCAGGACCAGGTCGACTTCGAGGGAACGCAGGTCGTTGGCTGGGACCCCAGCGCCGGCGCGATCCGCTCGTGGACGTTCGATTCTGATGGCGGTTTCGGTACCGGGCGATGGTCGAATCAAGGAAATCGTTGGACGGTTCAGGCACTGAATGTGCTGCCTGACGGACGTCGCGCATCGTCGACCAACATTTACGACTTGATGGATGAAAATACGATCGAATTCAAGTCGATTGGTCGCCAGGTCGACGGCGAGCTGCTCCCCAGTATCGATACGTTCACCATGGTTCGGGCAGCTGAATAA
- a CDS encoding efflux RND transporter periplasmic adaptor subunit, whose protein sequence is MESRHSIAWALLLACTWLSTLLILPLGGCSSPNEYQPPPPVEVTVALPFVHDVTIYMEETGTTEAVERVEINARVEGIIEDVLFEPNDEVEKDQVLFQLERRRYVAARDMAQAELDAKKVDREKAKIEFNRQTELFAKKATPETTLVAAKAELDGSEAAVLAAEAKLDNAQLDLDYTEVRSPIKGRVGKALVKKGNLVTGQPSTHLTTVISYDQIYANFSISERAYLEFLDKETREERKSHSDMVPLYLARATDTTFPFRGSFNFADLAVDKSTGTFAVRGIFPNPNLKIAPGLFVRIRAPVEQRKDALLVPESSTGFDQAGSYLLVVDANNTVQRRDITLGNKFGPMVVVADGLKADELIVVDGVQRSRPGAVVSPQKQTLTMDESLLNPFAEQPPHEDEMPKSSEEAKPETADPAAANPSS, encoded by the coding sequence ATGGAATCGCGACATTCTATTGCGTGGGCCTTGCTGTTAGCGTGTACTTGGTTAAGTACACTGCTGATATTACCCCTGGGCGGTTGCTCTTCCCCGAACGAGTATCAGCCGCCACCTCCCGTCGAGGTAACCGTCGCTCTTCCCTTTGTGCACGACGTTACGATCTACATGGAGGAAACAGGCACCACCGAAGCGGTCGAACGCGTCGAAATCAATGCCCGCGTTGAAGGGATCATTGAAGACGTGTTATTCGAACCCAACGACGAAGTGGAGAAGGACCAGGTTCTTTTTCAACTCGAACGCCGCCGTTACGTGGCAGCCCGCGATATGGCTCAGGCAGAACTGGACGCCAAGAAGGTCGATCGCGAAAAAGCCAAAATCGAGTTCAATCGCCAAACGGAGTTATTCGCGAAGAAGGCAACGCCTGAAACTACTCTCGTCGCCGCGAAGGCGGAGCTGGACGGTTCCGAAGCTGCTGTATTGGCCGCCGAAGCGAAGCTTGATAACGCTCAGTTGGACCTGGATTACACGGAAGTGCGTTCCCCGATTAAGGGTCGCGTGGGCAAAGCACTGGTTAAGAAGGGGAACCTTGTTACTGGCCAGCCATCGACTCATCTAACCACCGTTATTTCCTACGATCAGATCTACGCGAACTTTTCGATTAGCGAACGGGCCTACTTGGAATTCCTTGACAAAGAGACTCGCGAAGAACGAAAGAGCCATTCCGACATGGTCCCTCTATATCTTGCTCGGGCGACCGATACCACATTTCCTTTCCGCGGCAGCTTCAACTTCGCGGATCTGGCGGTCGACAAAAGCACCGGTACGTTTGCAGTACGAGGGATTTTCCCAAATCCCAATTTAAAAATCGCGCCTGGCTTGTTCGTCCGGATTCGTGCTCCTGTCGAGCAAAGGAAGGACGCTTTGCTCGTTCCAGAAAGCTCCACGGGATTTGATCAAGCTGGCAGCTATTTGCTGGTCGTCGATGCCAACAATACGGTGCAGCGCCGCGATATCACCTTGGGCAACAAGTTTGGTCCGATGGTAGTGGTTGCCGACGGCTTGAAAGCAGACGAGCTCATTGTTGTCGATGGAGTTCAGCGATCACGGCCAGGGGCAGTTGTTTCTCCCCAGAAACAAACATTGACGATGGACGAGTCGCTGCTGAATCCATTCGCTGAACAACCACCGCACGAAGACGAAATGCCCAAATCTTCTGAAGAAGCGAAACCGGAGACTGCTGATCCAGCAGCAGCCAATCCTTCGTCCTAA
- a CDS encoding sigma-70 family RNA polymerase sigma factor translates to MESTSPTSPQASGISPEFAQHLIASQSALYAFIASLMGGVSEANDVLQETNLKLCNKASEYDPAQPFLRWAYVFARFEVMAWRKKQSRSRIVLDDELVALIASDWDGTAGDSTQQITALEGCLDKLPQQQRDLLDARYGRGEAVQDIAARQCRTENAMSALFYRVRKTLADCIELALRQEAYE, encoded by the coding sequence ATGGAATCGACCTCACCTACATCCCCGCAAGCGTCGGGAATTTCCCCGGAATTCGCTCAACACCTGATTGCCAGTCAGAGTGCGCTGTACGCCTTTATTGCTTCCTTAATGGGGGGTGTTTCGGAAGCGAATGACGTACTTCAAGAAACCAATCTCAAACTTTGCAACAAGGCAAGCGAATACGATCCAGCGCAGCCGTTTCTCCGCTGGGCATATGTCTTTGCACGCTTCGAGGTCATGGCCTGGCGCAAAAAGCAGTCTCGCTCGCGAATTGTCTTGGATGATGAACTGGTTGCCCTGATTGCTTCCGACTGGGATGGCACCGCCGGCGACTCAACTCAGCAAATTACCGCGCTCGAAGGATGCCTTGACAAACTACCCCAGCAACAACGAGACCTACTCGACGCTCGCTACGGACGAGGAGAAGCGGTGCAGGATATCGCTGCCCGTCAATGCCGTACCGAGAATGCGATGTCGGCGTTGTTTTATCGCGTCCGCAAGACCCTGGCAGACTGCATTGAATTGGCCCTTCGTCAGGAGGCCTACGAATGA
- a CDS encoding mu-protocadherin- cell-suface protein, whose amino-acid sequence MKTKLTTLVVAAMIGSLVVGDAYARGGRGGGGGGGRSIGGGGGGHSISRPSGGGHTPSMSRPSVSRPSPSVSRPSPSISRPSPSPSRPSISTPSVNRPTSSRPTISRPSTGSTPSISRPSTGGATRPSITTPGSGSSNNRPGITRPGSGDSANRPGVTRPGSGDSNRPGITRPGSGDGNRPSFDRPGTGDRPSFTRPGGSDSGFSRPSKNDLKDFLDLPGTPGGGSGDRFPNRPGTGDRPNIGDRPNVGDRPNIGDRPNVGDRPNIGDRPNVGDRPNVGDRLPNRPGGGDGINIGGGDKVNIGGGDRNNINVNIGNRENNINNIRNKWTNIDHDRRPFNRDWWDGGYHHGHDWHWHNSWNRYPNGWCWRPAAWAAFGTWFTWAAWPQPYTYDYGTTVVYRDNYVYVNDQQYASADQYYTQAVNIAESVPENLDEEKVEWMPLGVFAIAEESATDTGMMVQLAVSKEGIIAGTFYNDITGEDRPLQGMVDQKTQRAAWQFADGKNQDIVMETGIYNLTKDEATALVHFGEKETQTWLMVRLPEPEQDSSQPAQ is encoded by the coding sequence ATGAAGACAAAGTTAACGACATTGGTTGTAGCAGCCATGATCGGCTCGCTGGTTGTCGGCGACGCTTACGCTCGTGGTGGACGTGGCGGTGGTGGTGGCGGAGGAAGATCCATTGGCGGAGGTGGCGGCGGTCATTCGATCTCGCGTCCCAGTGGTGGCGGTCATACGCCCTCAATGAGCCGACCTTCCGTTAGTCGACCATCTCCTTCGGTAAGTCGACCATCTCCATCGATCAGCCGTCCCTCTCCATCGCCGAGCCGTCCGTCGATCAGTACTCCCTCGGTAAATCGACCGACATCGAGTCGGCCTACAATTAGTCGTCCATCGACCGGAAGCACGCCGAGCATTTCACGGCCAAGTACCGGAGGAGCGACTCGTCCCAGTATTACGACGCCGGGAAGTGGTTCCAGCAACAATCGACCAGGCATCACTCGTCCTGGCAGCGGAGATAGTGCGAATCGTCCTGGAGTCACGCGGCCTGGGAGTGGCGACAGCAACCGCCCAGGTATTACACGTCCAGGAAGTGGAGATGGCAATCGTCCCAGTTTCGATCGACCAGGCACGGGTGATCGTCCAAGCTTCACCCGCCCTGGAGGAAGCGATTCGGGCTTCTCGCGTCCCAGCAAAAATGATCTGAAAGACTTCCTCGATCTTCCAGGAACGCCTGGTGGTGGCAGCGGCGACCGCTTCCCGAACCGCCCGGGAACGGGCGATCGTCCCAATATTGGAGACCGCCCGAACGTAGGTGATCGTCCCAATATTGGAGATCGGCCGAACGTGGGTGATCGTCCTAATATTGGAGATCGGCCAAATGTGGGTGATCGCCCCAATGTCGGCGATCGATTGCCAAATCGCCCGGGCGGCGGTGACGGGATCAATATCGGCGGTGGTGACAAAGTGAATATTGGTGGGGGCGACCGCAACAATATTAATGTCAACATTGGTAATCGCGAAAACAATATCAACAACATTCGCAACAAGTGGACCAACATCGATCATGATCGCCGTCCCTTCAATCGAGATTGGTGGGATGGCGGTTATCACCACGGTCATGATTGGCATTGGCACAACTCGTGGAATCGGTATCCCAATGGTTGGTGCTGGCGTCCAGCGGCATGGGCCGCTTTTGGAACGTGGTTTACTTGGGCGGCGTGGCCTCAGCCCTATACGTATGATTATGGCACCACCGTGGTCTATCGTGACAACTATGTCTACGTGAACGATCAGCAGTATGCGTCGGCCGATCAGTACTACACCCAGGCAGTTAACATTGCCGAAAGTGTGCCTGAGAATCTCGATGAGGAAAAGGTCGAATGGATGCCACTGGGTGTCTTCGCAATTGCCGAAGAATCGGCAACCGATACCGGGATGATGGTGCAACTGGCGGTGAGTAAGGAAGGGATCATCGCGGGAACGTTTTACAATGACATCACTGGCGAAGATCGACCGCTTCAGGGTATGGTCGACCAAAAGACACAGCGGGCTGCCTGGCAGTTTGCTGACGGCAAGAACCAGGATATCGTCATGGAAACCGGGATCTACAACTTGACGAAAGACGAAGCGACCGCTTTGGTTCATTTCGGAGAAAAGGAAACCCAGACATGGCTGATGGTTCGACTGCCTGAGCCAGAGCAGGACAGCAGCCAACCGGCTCAATAG
- a CDS encoding efflux RND transporter permease subunit yields MSRFFIYRPIFATVISIVIVLAGAVAQTTLPVAKFPEITPPTVQVTAFYPGANPQVIAETVAAPIEQEVNGVENMLYMSSTCADDGSYSLNVTFQTGTDMDMATVLVQNRVAIANPKLPEDVRRQGVTTKKQSTQIVQFITLTSDNPNHDSLFLSNYATINLRDQLGRLDGVGSLNIFGAADYSMRVWLDPDRLQARNLTTEDVIAAIREQNVQVAAGRVGEPPTSNDTSFQMVINTKGRLEEASQFGDLILKTGGNGSGITRLRDLATVELGAKSYNFQATFNGSPCAAIAVYQLPGANALDLAAAVKAKMDQMSGNFPEGMKFSIPFDTTRFVEASIMEVYSTLFVAVLLVVLVIFIFLQDWRATLVPTAAIPVALIGTFAVMAGLGFSINMLTLFGVVLAIGIVVDDAIVVVENSARHIDNGLSSKDAAVKAMDEITGPVIATTLVLLAVFVPTAFMGGIVGQMYRQFALTISAAVAISTVNALSLSPALCGLLLRPSEETKRRGEFIPRTVIALLLAILACWLAYRFLSGMGMTSWAVVIGAPIVAALAGWFCAALLNRLLRGFFDGFNYVFDHTTNGYKGIVSGLVRRIAVAMILFVVLLAITGYGLRSIPTGFVPLEDQGYAFANIQLPDAASLSRTEEVLREIDGIVRETPGVADWVSISGYSILSGTAGSNSGLVAIVFDPWEDRQTPGLSQMAILGGLQKRLSQLKKANVVVFPPPPIDGLGNASGFQMQIQDVGGAGLTTLQTMADEMVRDGNAQSGLTRVNTTFRADVPQLYADIDRTKVKSLGIPLNSVFETMQAFMGSAYVNDFNRFGRTWQVRVQADQSFRIEAEDLLRLQVRNNQGEMIPLGTFTTVERTVGPQIIQRYNLYPSAQINGEPAPGYSSGQAINLMEQMAANKFPRSISYEWTGMSYQEKLLSDSDSLTENPTFILVLSICLVFLVLAAQYESWTSPMAVIAVVPLAALGVVVALLSRGADNNVYTQIGLVLLVALASKNAILIVEFAAEQRRDGKGLFDSAIEAATLRFRAILMTAFSSILGFLPLLIASGAGAASRQAVGNAVVGGMIAATVFSLAFVPSFFVIFRGLGEWLSPSKDTSTPPAS; encoded by the coding sequence ATGTCTCGTTTCTTCATCTATCGCCCGATCTTCGCAACCGTCATATCGATCGTTATTGTGCTGGCCGGTGCCGTGGCACAAACGACGCTTCCGGTCGCCAAGTTCCCGGAAATCACCCCTCCGACCGTTCAAGTGACAGCCTTTTATCCCGGTGCTAACCCCCAGGTAATCGCCGAAACGGTAGCGGCCCCGATCGAACAAGAGGTAAACGGCGTTGAAAACATGTTGTACATGTCTTCAACGTGTGCCGACGACGGTTCCTATTCGCTGAACGTCACGTTTCAAACAGGAACCGATATGGACATGGCGACGGTGCTTGTGCAAAACCGTGTCGCGATCGCCAATCCCAAGTTGCCTGAAGACGTAAGACGACAAGGGGTCACGACCAAAAAACAGTCGACCCAGATCGTGCAGTTCATTACGTTGACATCGGATAACCCGAATCACGACAGCCTCTTCCTCAGTAACTATGCCACGATCAACCTGCGAGATCAGCTAGGACGACTCGATGGGGTTGGCTCGCTTAACATCTTTGGAGCGGCTGACTACAGCATGCGAGTCTGGCTAGATCCAGATCGCTTGCAAGCCCGGAATCTAACGACCGAGGATGTTATTGCCGCGATTCGAGAGCAGAACGTGCAAGTGGCCGCAGGTCGCGTTGGTGAACCACCCACTTCCAACGACACATCCTTTCAAATGGTGATTAACACTAAAGGTCGTCTGGAAGAGGCGTCTCAGTTTGGTGACCTGATTCTTAAGACGGGGGGCAATGGATCAGGCATTACTCGCCTGCGAGATCTTGCCACCGTCGAACTTGGTGCTAAGAGTTATAACTTTCAGGCAACGTTCAACGGATCTCCTTGTGCGGCCATAGCCGTTTATCAGCTTCCTGGTGCGAATGCACTCGACCTTGCCGCGGCGGTCAAAGCCAAGATGGACCAGATGTCTGGTAATTTTCCGGAGGGGATGAAATTCTCGATTCCCTTCGACACCACACGATTCGTCGAAGCTTCGATTATGGAAGTCTACTCGACGCTCTTTGTAGCCGTGCTGCTAGTTGTGCTGGTGATCTTTATTTTTCTTCAAGATTGGCGAGCCACCCTCGTTCCTACTGCAGCCATCCCGGTAGCCTTGATCGGTACCTTCGCCGTGATGGCCGGGCTCGGCTTTTCGATCAACATGCTAACGCTGTTTGGAGTTGTGCTGGCGATTGGGATCGTGGTCGACGACGCGATCGTTGTCGTCGAGAATTCTGCCCGGCATATCGACAATGGACTTTCCTCCAAGGATGCCGCCGTCAAAGCGATGGACGAAATCACTGGCCCTGTGATCGCCACCACGCTGGTGCTGCTGGCCGTGTTTGTTCCGACGGCATTCATGGGTGGTATCGTGGGACAGATGTATCGTCAGTTCGCCCTGACGATATCCGCGGCCGTCGCGATCAGCACGGTGAACGCACTTTCCTTGAGCCCTGCATTGTGCGGGCTGCTGCTCAGGCCGAGCGAAGAAACCAAGCGAAGAGGTGAGTTCATACCACGCACGGTTATCGCATTGTTGCTTGCCATTTTAGCCTGCTGGCTGGCTTACCGCTTCTTATCCGGAATGGGTATGACCTCCTGGGCAGTTGTGATTGGTGCCCCGATCGTCGCGGCACTCGCCGGCTGGTTTTGCGCGGCTCTACTCAATCGATTGCTGCGTGGGTTCTTCGACGGCTTCAACTATGTCTTCGATCATACAACCAATGGCTACAAGGGCATTGTCAGCGGCCTGGTCCGACGAATTGCTGTCGCGATGATTCTCTTTGTCGTGCTCCTGGCAATCACCGGTTATGGGCTCCGGTCGATTCCGACCGGATTCGTTCCTTTGGAAGATCAAGGGTACGCATTCGCCAACATTCAGTTGCCAGATGCCGCCTCGCTTTCACGCACGGAAGAAGTTCTTCGCGAAATTGATGGCATCGTTCGCGAGACGCCAGGAGTCGCGGACTGGGTTTCGATTTCGGGGTATTCCATCTTAAGTGGGACGGCCGGCTCTAATAGTGGTCTTGTGGCCATCGTCTTCGACCCGTGGGAAGATCGCCAAACGCCAGGCCTCAGTCAGATGGCCATCCTGGGAGGGCTCCAGAAACGTCTTTCTCAGCTCAAAAAGGCCAACGTGGTTGTCTTTCCTCCTCCGCCGATAGACGGGCTGGGAAATGCCAGTGGCTTTCAGATGCAGATTCAAGACGTGGGCGGGGCTGGGCTAACTACATTGCAAACCATGGCCGATGAAATGGTTCGTGATGGGAACGCCCAGTCGGGACTAACTCGCGTGAACACCACATTCAGGGCTGATGTTCCACAGCTCTACGCCGATATCGACCGTACCAAGGTCAAGAGTCTGGGTATTCCTTTGAATTCTGTCTTCGAGACGATGCAGGCCTTCATGGGATCGGCGTACGTGAACGACTTCAACAGATTTGGACGAACCTGGCAAGTTCGTGTGCAGGCAGATCAAAGCTTTCGTATCGAGGCCGAGGACTTGCTTCGTCTCCAGGTTCGCAACAACCAAGGTGAGATGATTCCCTTGGGAACGTTTACAACAGTCGAGCGAACGGTTGGCCCGCAGATCATCCAGCGTTACAACCTTTATCCGTCTGCGCAAATCAATGGCGAACCGGCACCAGGGTATAGTTCAGGACAGGCGATCAACTTGATGGAACAGATGGCCGCCAACAAGTTTCCTCGCTCAATCTCTTACGAATGGACAGGCATGTCCTACCAAGAGAAGCTGCTGAGCGATTCCGATTCCCTTACCGAGAACCCGACATTCATTCTCGTTCTTTCGATTTGTCTCGTCTTCTTGGTCCTGGCGGCGCAATATGAAAGCTGGACCAGCCCTATGGCTGTGATCGCGGTCGTGCCCCTTGCGGCACTCGGGGTTGTGGTCGCCCTGTTAAGCCGCGGAGCCGACAACAACGTCTATACACAGATCGGCCTGGTGCTGTTGGTAGCCCTGGCGAGCAAGAATGCAATCCTCATTGTGGAATTCGCTGCCGAGCAGCGACGCGATGGCAAAGGCTTATTCGATTCGGCGATTGAAGCGGCGACGCTTCGATTTCGCGCTATTCTTATGACTGCCTTCTCATCGATTTTAGGTTTTTTGCCTCTTTTAATCGCTTCAGGGGCAGGGGCCGCAAGCCGACAAGCGGTGGGCAATGCCGTCGTCGGAGGCATGATCGCGGCCACCGTTTTCTCGCTTGCTTTCGTGCCTTCCTTTTTTGTTATATTCCGTGGACTTGGCGAATGGCTGAGTCCCTCGAAAGATACGTCTACTCCACCTGCTTCCTAG